A stretch of Chaetodon auriga isolate fChaAug3 chromosome 21, fChaAug3.hap1, whole genome shotgun sequence DNA encodes these proteins:
- the lypla1 gene encoding acyl-protein thioesterase 1 has translation MCGNNMSAPLPAIVPAARKATAAVIFLHGLGDTGHGWAEAFAGIRIPHVKYICPHAPTMPVSLNMKMSMPSWFDIYGLSPDADEDVNGIKRASENIKALIDQEVKNGIPSHRIILGGFSQGGALSLYTALTTQQKLAGVVALSCWLPLRNSFPQASDNSANKDMHVLQCHGDADPLVPFMFGSQTAEKMKSLINPSNVTFKSYRGLPHSACPEEMVDVKRFIEKQLPPISDE, from the exons gtgATATTTCTGCATGGCCTTGGTGATACGGG GCATGGCTGGGCAGAAGCTTTCGCAGGCATCAGGATACCACATGTGAAATACATCTGTCCACACGC TCCCACCATGCCTGTTTCTTTGAACATGAAGATGTCCATGCCCTCCTG GTTTGACATCTATGGCCTGAGCCCAGATGCAGATGAAGATGTGAATGGTATTAAAAGAGCATCAGAAAACA TTAAAGCCTTGATAGACCAAGAGGTGAAGAATGGCATACCTTCCCACAGAATTATCCTGGGTGGATTTTCACAG gGTGGAGCTCTGTCTCTCTACACGGCTTTGACAACTCAGCAGAAGCTGGCTGGAGTGGTtgctctgagctgctggctCCCTCTCCGCAACTCCTTCCCTCAG GCTTCTGACAACAGCGCTAACAAGGACATGCATGTCCTACAATGCCACGGGGACGCTGACCCCCTGGTCCCCTTTATGTTCGGCAGCCAGACCGCAGAGAAGATGAAAAGCCTCATCAATCCATCCAACGTCACCTTCAAGTCGTATCGGGGTCTACCTCACAGCGCCTGTCCTGAG GAAATGGTGGATGTCAAACGATTCATAGAGAAGCAGCTTCCTCCCATCAGTGACGAGTGA